In Scomber japonicus isolate fScoJap1 chromosome 19, fScoJap1.pri, whole genome shotgun sequence, a single genomic region encodes these proteins:
- the urm1 gene encoding ubiquitin-related modifier 1 — translation MAASVAIQLEFGGGAELLFNGVKEHHVTLPSQTEPWDMKQLLVWIQRNLLKERPELFVQGDSVRPGILVLINDADWELMGELDYQLQDQDNVVFISTLHGG, via the exons ATGGCAGCTTCCGTAGCGATTCAACTGGAGTTTGG aggaggagcagagctgCTTTTTAATGGTGTGAAGGAACATCATGTCACTCTTCCAAGCCAAACCGAACCTT ggGACATGAAGCAGCTGCTGGTCTGGATCCAACGGAACCTGCTGAAGGAACGGCCCGAGCTCTTTGTCCAGGGAgactctgt GAGACCTGGGATTCTGGTGCTTATCAATGATGCAGACTGGGAGCTAATG GGGGAACTTGACTATCAACTACAAGACCAAGACAACGTTGTGTTTATTTCTACTCTTCATGGAGGATAG